The following are encoded in a window of Stieleria sp. JC731 genomic DNA:
- a CDS encoding CDP-alcohol phosphatidyltransferase family protein yields MSELKGELRPKPEDLGVEDPDLVPMSRKDFRRQKRRQRRKLMLAVLPTMLTLGNGMCGLGAIAVAVSGPELNWPLEQKLFASGLLIFGGMLFDALDGSAARMTGQETEFGGQLDSLCDAVTFGTAPAVIIWRISDALPQRFLWACGVLFTLCVLIRLARFNVETGEDDTHETFEGLPSPAAAGTLAAFALAMPELKSIAEEASYSEHVQLAAEKVLIASHYIIPSLAGVLAYLMVSRFQYPHLVAQYAQGKRSLHQIGQALFVVVVAIFIHWMVLPIAFCYYSFGTPLKSLLMKSKADPPSEMAHHHGD; encoded by the coding sequence ATGAGCGAACTGAAAGGCGAATTGCGTCCCAAACCAGAAGATCTCGGTGTCGAAGACCCAGACTTGGTCCCCATGTCCCGAAAGGACTTTCGGAGACAAAAACGTCGACAACGCCGAAAGCTCATGCTTGCGGTGCTTCCGACGATGTTGACGCTCGGCAATGGGATGTGCGGTTTAGGTGCCATTGCCGTCGCGGTTAGCGGACCAGAGCTGAACTGGCCCTTGGAACAAAAGCTATTTGCGTCGGGACTGCTGATCTTTGGCGGGATGTTGTTCGATGCACTCGATGGTTCGGCCGCGCGAATGACCGGTCAAGAAACCGAATTCGGAGGGCAACTCGATAGTCTTTGCGATGCGGTCACTTTCGGAACCGCACCGGCAGTCATCATTTGGCGCATCAGCGACGCCTTACCGCAACGCTTTTTGTGGGCTTGCGGTGTTCTATTCACGCTTTGCGTTTTAATTCGCCTGGCGCGATTCAATGTCGAAACAGGCGAAGACGACACTCACGAAACTTTTGAAGGACTGCCCAGTCCTGCCGCTGCGGGTACACTCGCCGCGTTCGCACTTGCGATGCCAGAACTTAAAAGCATCGCCGAAGAAGCATCGTATTCAGAGCACGTTCAGTTGGCCGCTGAAAAGGTTCTGATCGCCTCACACTACATCATCCCAAGTCTTGCGGGTGTTTTGGCGTACCTGATGGTTTCGCGATTCCAATACCCGCACTTGGTAGCCCAGTATGCGCAAGGCAAACGATCGCTACATCAGATCGGCCAAGCGCTCTTTGTGGTTGTCGTCGCGATCTTTATTCACTGGATGGTGCTACCGATCGCGTTCTGCTACTACTCGTTCGGAACGCCACTGAAATCGCTACTGATGAAATCAAAGGCCGATCCACCGTCTGAGATGGCACATCACCACGGCGACTAG